Below is a genomic region from Coriobacteriia bacterium.
TCGAGGACCAGGTTCTCGATGCGATCATCGTTCGGGCAAACAGCGACCTGTTCTGGCTCACGGGTTTCGAGGACGTCTTCGACAGCGAGCAAGCTCATGTCGCCATCATCACGCGCCAGGACTGCATCCTGCATACGGACACGCGCTACGTGACCGCCATGCGCGAGAAGGCCCACGAGGAAGGCATCTGGCAAATTGACGCCTCGCGCGAGCGTGAGGTCGAGTTCATCGCCCACATGCTCAAGGAACTTAAGCTCGTCACGGGACGTGTCGCCATTGACGAGACCATGCCGTTGAGCCTCTATCGCAAGTATTCGGATGCAATGCCCAACGCGCGCTTCAAGGAGCGCTCCGATGACATTCTCAAGCTGCGTGCCGTCAAGGATGCCGATGAGATCGTCCTCATGAAGCGAGCCCAGGCCATCGCCTCGGAGGCGTTCATGGAAACGCTGGAGGATTTACAGCCCGGCATGAGCGAGCGTGACGCCTCGATCATGCTCGAGTTCAACATGAAACGCCTGGGAGCAAGCGAGCTCGCGTTCGCGAACATCGTCGCAAGCGGACCCAACGGCGCCAAACCCCACGCCATACCGTCAGAGCGCCAGTTCGAGCAGGGCGACTTCATCGTCTTCGACTTCGGTGCACGCGTGGGCGGATACTGCTCGGACACGACACGCACCGTATGCATCGGTGGGGCAAGCGAGGAGCAGATACGCGTCTACGAGGCCGTACGCCGGGCAAACGAATGGGTTGCCGCAAACATCAAACCGGGTGTAACAGGCGCGCAGATGCATACGCTCGCCGAAAGCGAGCTTGCCAAGGCGGGCTTCGAGCACAAGATGGGCCACTCGCTCGGGCATGGCGTGGGTATCGATATCCATGAGCTTCCCCTGCTCTCGCCTACCAACAAGGAAGCGCTTGTCGCTGGCAACGTCGTGACCGACGAGCCGGGCATCTACTTACCAGGCGAAATGGGCGTGCGCATCGAGGATTGCGGTGTCGTCACCGAGACCGGATTCGAGAGCTTCTGTGACATCACGCACGAGCTCATGGTGATCGAGTAAGGCATATCTATACCTCTGCCGTCATCTCGACCGGAGGCGTGCGGCGGCCACTTCTGTCATTTCGACCGGAGGCGCGCAGCGCCGGAGTGGAGAAATCTCCAACAGCAGAGATTTCTCGACTTCGCTTCGCTTCGCTCGAAATGACAGCGCGCGACGTGGCGTCTCCGCTCGAAATGGCGGAGCCACGTCATATCACGCTTACCCCAAATGTTCCAGCAGCATGTCGACGCCGCGCAGGTAGCCTTGAGGTCCGAGCCCCTTGATCTGCCCGATGCAGGCATCGGCGAGCACGGAGTGGCGTCGGAACTCCTCGCGCTTCGAGATATCGGAGATGTGCACCTCGACAACCGGTGTGGTGACCGAACTGATCGCATCATGCAAGGCGTAGCTATAGTGCGTGTGCGCGCCGGGGTTGTAGACGATACCGTCATAGACGCCCTGGCTCGCATGTATCTTGTCGATAAGCTCGCCCTCATGGTTGGACTGGAAGCAATCCATGTCGGCACCATGCTCACGCGCATAGGAAACCGTATCAGCCTCTATGTCGGCGAGCGTCGTCGTGCCGTAGACGTCAGGTTCGCGCTGCCCCAGCAAGTTGAGATTGGGGCCGTTCATCAACAGCAGCCTCATGCTTGCCCCCACATCTTTCCGCCGTTTTGCTCGATGAGGCGCTCCTTGAGCGTGCACCAGGCCCGCAAATGCTCCATGATGACGTCATCGGGCACGGCCACGAGCTTCCACTTGGCGATGTCCTCGAGCAGAACGAACCTGACCTGGCCGCCACGTGCCTTCTTGTCGCCCTTCATGAGTTTGAAGAGGCGCTCCGGTGGCGCCACCCACGGAAGCGCTGGCAAGCCCAGCGAGTCGAGCAGGCTATCCGTTGCCTTCACGACACTCATGTCGCAGCCAAGCATCTCGACCGAGAGACGTGCTGCGAAACGCATTCCCTCGGCAACGGCGCGTCCATGCGCGATGGTGCCATAGCCCGCAGCGTTCTCGATGGCATGTGCGAGAGTGTGTCCGTAGTTGAGACACTCGCGCACACCGGCGGACTCGGTACTGTCCTTGCTCACCACGGATGCCTTGAACTCGGCGGTCATGTAGACCGCCTCCTCGAGCAACTCGACGTCATGCGCCATAAGGCCTGCGGCGTTGTCACGCAGCCATTCGTAGAAGGAACGACGCGGGGCCACGAAGGAGCTCTTGGCTATCTCGGCAAAGCCGTTTGCCCAGTCCTCCTCGAGAAGGGTCTTGAGGCAGCGAATGTCGGAGCACACGAAGACGGGCTGATGGAAGGTGCCGACGAGGTTCTTGCCGGCCTGAAGGTTGACCCCCGTCTTGCCGCCGATGGACGAGTCGACCATCGCGAGCAGGGTCGTGGGCACCTGGATGAAGTCGATGCCGCGCATGTAGGTCGAGGCGACGAAGCCGGCCAAATCGCCCACGACGCCACCGCCGCACGCAACGATGAAATCATCGCGAGTGAAACCATAGCGGGCGATAGCCTCCCAGAGCTCATTGGCGAGTTCGACGGACTTGGAGGTTTCCCCCGGCGCGATGAGCAGGTCGTAGACCTCGAATCCGGCCTCTTCGAGACGTTTCTTCACGAGCTTGCCATAGGCAGGCCCCACGTTCTCATCCGAGATGACGAGGGCACGCTGGCAATCCTTGAGATCGCGTGCCGTCGAGGAGAGTGCGGAAAGGGCACCGCTCCCGATGCGGATATCGTACACATGACCGCCCGGTAAGGCGACGTGGATGATGCGGTCTCGGCTCATAACAGCCCCTCTCGTTCCAGAGCTTCCTTGCATTGGTTGGCCACCTGATAGACGCTTTTGCCCGATGACTCGATGGTGATATCCGCAACTTCACGGTACCAGGGCATGCGTTCGGCATAGATTTCATCGACGGGACGCTCGCCCGAGAGCAGCGGTCGCGTGGAGGGATTCGAGATGCGCCCAATGGCCTCATCACATGGCACGTCAAGAAAGACGACCGTGCCGAGGGATTTGAGTATGGGGCGGTTAACCGGATTGCAGACGATGCCACCGCCACAGGAGATGATGGAGCGGCCCTCATGCTCGAGGCTACGGAGGGTCTCGGTCTCGATGCGCCTGAAACCCGCTTCGCCCTCCTCGGCAAAGATGCGGGGGATCTTGCGGTGTTGAATTGCCTCGATACGATAGTCAAGGTCGATGAGCGAAAGTCCCGTGATGGCAGACAGTTTGCGCGAGACGCTTGTCTTGCCCGAGCCCATGAACCCAACGAGGAGTATGTGATCGTTGCATGTTTCGCGCGTCATAATGCGATGCGCTCCCGATATGCATCGCGTGCAGAGATGATGTCATCGATCACGTCGGCACCGAACTTCTCGAGGTAGGCATCGGCGAGCACGAAGGCGACCTCAGCCTCGGCCACGACGGCCGCGGCAGGCACCGCGCACACGTCCGAACGCTCCTTGGATGCCTTGACGGGCATGAGCGTGTCGGTATCGACGGTATCAAGTGGCTGCATCATGGTTGGAATGGGCTTCATCGCACACGTCATGACGAGAGGCTCGCCGTTGGTCATGCCGCCCTCGAGGCCGCCGGCATTGTTACCGGAACGGGTGAAGCCACGCGCCTCGTCATAGTAGATGGAATCGTGCACGAGGCTTCCAGGACGCCGCGCTGCCTCGAAGCCCAAGCCAAACTCGACGCCTTTGATGGCGGGGATGGAAAACGCCGCTGCGCCCAGACGCGAGGTGAGGCGGTCGGGACCGGAAGCGTAACTGCCAAGGCCGGGAACGAGACCATCGGCAACGACGACGAACTCGCCACCGAGCGACTCGCCCTTGGTCCGCGCCTCATCGATAAGTGCCTTCATAGCCTGTGTCGTCTCCTCGTCGGGGCATCGGCATTCGGATGCCTCGATGGCTGCGCGCTCGATCTGCGCGTTTTCGGGCAGCTCCACCGTGCCGATGCGGCGCACGTAGGAATAGACCTCGACGCCGAGCTCGGCCAGGAGCGCCTTGGCAATGCCGCCAGCTGCGACACGCGCCGCCGTCTCGCGTGCGCTCGAGCGCTCGAGGATGTCGCGGGCATCGTCGGTCGCGATCTTGAGCATGCCGACGAGGTCCGCATGGCCAGGACGCGGACAGGTCTCGCGCTTCAGGTCGTCTGGAGCCTCCCCGTTTGGCGCCATGCGGTCAGTCCAGTTGGCGAAATCGTCATTGACGACCTGCAGGGTAACGGGCGTGCCGAGCGTTTGGGAAAAGCGTACGCCGGAGAGTATCTGCGCGGTGTCATGCTCGATCTTCTGGCGACCACCGCGACCATAGCCGCCCTGGCGACGTGCAAGATCGCGATTGATCGCATCGATGTCGATGGAAACGCCCGCCGGCATGCCGGAGACGATCGCCGTGAGCGCTGGTCCATGCGACTCCCCTGCCGTGACAAACTCCATGATCTTCCCTTTCCCTCTATTGGCCCGCGCGATCTTGCTGTGCGGTCTTGCGTGCCTCGAGCTCCTCACGCGCCAGCACGATGTTCATCGCCGCAATAGCGCATTCAATCATACCCTCGTCAGGAGGATTCGTCGTCAGACGCTGCATCTGCATACCAGGCCACAGAATGATGCGGACAAGCTTGTTGTCTGGATGCGTACCAGCCCACTTGACCGTCACCTCGTAGGATACGCCGGCAATGAGCGGTAGCAGGATGATGCGCGTGAGCATGATGAGGACGAAGCGCAATGGGCCTTCGGTGACGCCCGTCAGATCGACAAGCGCGTTGATGGGCTGACCAAGCGCCGTGTAGACGAAGATGGCGATGAGCATGACCATGATGATGAAGGCCGTGCCACAGCGTACGTGTAAGCGCGGAAAACGCATGGCGACCCCGGGCTCGAGCGATTCGCCATGCTCGAAGCAGTGGATGGTCTTGTGCTCGGCTCCGTGATAGCTGAACATGCGCCGGATATCCTTCATAAGGCTGATGAGCCATATGTAGACGATGAAGATGGCCACGCGCACGATGCCATCGAAGATGTTCCAGGCGACGGAATTCATGCTCGACTCACCGAGAACGAGGTTGCTCAGCGCTGCGGGCAGGATGATAAAGATTGCGATGCCGAGTACGATGCCGACGAGCATCGAGATGGTCATGAGGGCGCTCGTACCAGCGGACTTCTTCTTCGTCTCACCGTCCTCGGCGAGCTCGTCCTCTTCCTCGTCCCAATCGTAAGCATGCTCACTCGAGATGCCGAGCGCTTTGTAACCAAGCGCCAAGGATTCCACGAAGGCGGTGCAGCCACGGATAACGGGCCAGTACATCCAGGCGTTCTTCTTGCGCCCGGAAGCCAGATCGTGTTCCTCGGTGTAGATCTCACCGTCTGACTGGCGGACGGCAACCGCCCAATTATAGCGACCGCGCATCATGATGCCCTCGATGAGCGCCTGCCCACCGATATGCGTCCGCGTTTGGACGTCGCAATCTGCAGCAAATGCCTTGCGTGATTCGCTCAAAGCCTACAACTCCACTCGCTGCCAGGGATTACCGCAGGTCATCTTGCCTTCAGGACATGCGCCCTTCACGCAACCAGGGCCCGCCTGCGCAAAGATGAGCGGCGCAGTGGGGCGTACGAGCTCGAGCATGCGACAAGCGACCGCACGAATCTCCCATTGGGCGCGATTGCAGCAGCGTAGTTCGAAGAAGTGGAGAAGTTCGCGAATGTTCATGGTCACGACGATCTTGGTCTCGCATGCATTGGGCAGCAAATAGCGGGCATCCTCGGCGGGGACGCCTCGTTCGACGAGATCGGCGTACGCTTTAAACGCGGCACAGGCAGCCTGATCGTACTCGGCCTCGGCACCGGCATCGATAACGGTCTGCGGTACGATGAACTCCGGCTCCTCCTTGAAGGTGACATAGCGTTGCGACTGCTGGTTGTACGAAGCGAGACGATGACGAACGAGCTGATGCGTCATCGCGCGCGAGACGCCGTCGATGGCAAAGGTATAGCTCGCATGCTCGAGCGTCGAGAAGTGACCGCTCTCGAGAATGGTGCGTAGGACCTTCTCGATGCGCTCCTCGGACAGGGTCTCCATGAGCTCGGCGGCGCCCACGGGGGCATAGCAAAGCCGCGCTGCCGTCGCAACGGCGCGCTGGGGATCGGGCGTGTGATAGAGCAGCTCGACGTTCATGAAAGCATCCTTTCCAAGGGCGTGAGGTATGAAGCGCATGGCTTCATCGTCAACGATTGCACCATACTAGTCAAAAGCGCGAGTTAGTATGGGAAGAGAACGTAAACATGCACCGAATCGTCAGAATTCGCAAATCAGCGGTGCAAATAAGCTAGGGCGCTATGCTCCCTGATGGGTCATCGGCAGCAGGAGATTGCCGTGCCTCGAGCGCCTGCGTAATCCGGAAGAAGAGATCGGAATATTGGAGATAGAGCTCCTCGTCGGCCTTCTTGTCCTCGAAGATGCGCTTGCCCAACTCGCAATACAGCTCGTCAACCTGACGAGTCAGGTCCTCGGCGCCCATATGTGATGTGTCTCGATACGTCATATCGACTTTCATACACGAAAAAGCTTCTACAGAGCGATATGCAGTGTGCAAAACGCCTTTATCTGCCTTTGCTATAAATCATATACGGTTTGTTGTTTCTTAGCCCAACGCCCGCATCATGCTATCACATACGCTCAGGAAATGGATTCGCAGGGCCTGCAGAACAGGCGTCTGGTCGGCGCCGCGATCAACAGATTCAGAGAGGAACAGGGCCTCTCCCTGCGTAAGCTCGCCCACATGGTCGGCATGGACTATGCCTACATCTGCAGCATCGAGGGCGGCAAGGCAAATCCCACCCTTGATGCGCTCTCCAAAATCGCATCGGGCCTCGACGTGGAGATCGTCGATCTCTTCACCAGAAACGACGGAGGTCCGGACTACGCGATGAGCAAGTTGAAATGAGGATATGAGAAGTCAAGGGGTTCATGCAATGGCTCGCGTCACGTACTGTCGAAGCTTCTGCGCATTTTCCTTGCATGTCTAGGAATTCTCGCCGTGAATCCTAGACTTTCGTCGAAAATGCG
It encodes:
- a CDS encoding chorismate synthase; this encodes MEFVTAGESHGPALTAIVSGMPAGVSIDIDAINRDLARRQGGYGRGGRQKIEHDTAQILSGVRFSQTLGTPVTLQVVNDDFANWTDRMAPNGEAPDDLKRETCPRPGHADLVGMLKIATDDARDILERSSARETAARVAAGGIAKALLAELGVEVYSYVRRIGTVELPENAQIERAAIEASECRCPDEETTQAMKALIDEARTKGESLGGEFVVVADGLVPGLGSYASGPDRLTSRLGAAAFSIPAIKGVEFGLGFEAARRPGSLVHDSIYYDEARGFTRSGNNAGGLEGGMTNGEPLVMTCAMKPIPTMMQPLDTVDTDTLMPVKASKERSDVCAVPAAAVVAEAEVAFVLADAYLEKFGADVIDDIISARDAYRERIAL
- a CDS encoding FAD-dependent thymidylate synthase, translating into MNVELLYHTPDPQRAVATAARLCYAPVGAAELMETLSEERIEKVLRTILESGHFSTLEHASYTFAIDGVSRAMTHQLVRHRLASYNQQSQRYVTFKEEPEFIVPQTVIDAGAEAEYDQAACAAFKAYADLVERGVPAEDARYLLPNACETKIVVTMNIRELLHFFELRCCNRAQWEIRAVACRMLELVRPTAPLIFAQAGPGCVKGACPEGKMTCGNPWQRVEL
- a CDS encoding XRE family transcriptional regulator, whose protein sequence is MDSQGLQNRRLVGAAINRFREEQGLSLRKLAHMVGMDYAYICSIEGGKANPTLDALSKIASGLDVEIVDLFTRNDGGPDYAMSKLK
- a CDS encoding aminopeptidase P family protein, yielding MRALHRIEQVQRLLEDQVLDAIIVRANSDLFWLTGFEDVFDSEQAHVAIITRQDCILHTDTRYVTAMREKAHEEGIWQIDASREREVEFIAHMLKELKLVTGRVAIDETMPLSLYRKYSDAMPNARFKERSDDILKLRAVKDADEIVLMKRAQAIASEAFMETLEDLQPGMSERDASIMLEFNMKRLGASELAFANIVASGPNGAKPHAIPSERQFEQGDFIVFDFGARVGGYCSDTTRTVCIGGASEEQIRVYEAVRRANEWVAANIKPGVTGAQMHTLAESELAKAGFEHKMGHSLGHGVGIDIHELPLLSPTNKEALVAGNVVTDEPGIYLPGEMGVRIEDCGVVTETGFESFCDITHELMVIE
- a CDS encoding DUF1385 domain-containing protein produces the protein MMRGRYNWAVAVRQSDGEIYTEEHDLASGRKKNAWMYWPVIRGCTAFVESLALGYKALGISSEHAYDWDEEEDELAEDGETKKKSAGTSALMTISMLVGIVLGIAIFIILPAALSNLVLGESSMNSVAWNIFDGIVRVAIFIVYIWLISLMKDIRRMFSYHGAEHKTIHCFEHGESLEPGVAMRFPRLHVRCGTAFIIMVMLIAIFVYTALGQPINALVDLTGVTEGPLRFVLIMLTRIILLPLIAGVSYEVTVKWAGTHPDNKLVRIILWPGMQMQRLTTNPPDEGMIECAIAAMNIVLAREELEARKTAQQDRAGQ
- the aroB gene encoding 3-dehydroquinate synthase, with the translated sequence MSRDRIIHVALPGGHVYDIRIGSGALSALSSTARDLKDCQRALVISDENVGPAYGKLVKKRLEEAGFEVYDLLIAPGETSKSVELANELWEAIARYGFTRDDFIVACGGGVVGDLAGFVASTYMRGIDFIQVPTTLLAMVDSSIGGKTGVNLQAGKNLVGTFHQPVFVCSDIRCLKTLLEEDWANGFAEIAKSSFVAPRRSFYEWLRDNAAGLMAHDVELLEEAVYMTAEFKASVVSKDSTESAGVRECLNYGHTLAHAIENAAGYGTIAHGRAVAEGMRFAARLSVEMLGCDMSVVKATDSLLDSLGLPALPWVAPPERLFKLMKGDKKARGGQVRFVLLEDIAKWKLVAVPDDVIMEHLRAWCTLKERLIEQNGGKMWGQA
- a CDS encoding shikimate kinase; translation: MTRETCNDHILLVGFMGSGKTSVSRKLSAITGLSLIDLDYRIEAIQHRKIPRIFAEEGEAGFRRIETETLRSLEHEGRSIISCGGGIVCNPVNRPILKSLGTVVFLDVPCDEAIGRISNPSTRPLLSGERPVDEIYAERMPWYREVADITIESSGKSVYQVANQCKEALEREGLL
- the aroQ gene encoding type II 3-dehydroquinate dehydratase — translated: MRLLLMNGPNLNLLGQREPDVYGTTTLADIEADTVSYAREHGADMDCFQSNHEGELIDKIHASQGVYDGIVYNPGAHTHYSYALHDAISSVTTPVVEVHISDISKREEFRRHSVLADACIGQIKGLGPQGYLRGVDMLLEHLG